One Streptomyces sp. V4I8 genomic window carries:
- a CDS encoding ferredoxin: MGDRWHVEVDRSVCIGSAQCVHHAPAGFHLDTARQSHPADPETDANEKVLAAAESCPVEAIVITVLGSGEPVFPPEE; encoded by the coding sequence ATGGGCGACCGCTGGCACGTCGAGGTCGACCGGTCGGTGTGCATCGGCTCGGCCCAGTGCGTCCACCACGCCCCCGCCGGCTTCCACCTCGACACCGCCCGCCAGTCCCATCCTGCCGACCCGGAGACCGACGCGAACGAGAAGGTCCTGGCGGCGGCGGAGAGCTGCCCGGTGGAGGCGATCGTGATCACGGTGCTGGGGAGTGGGGAGCCGGTTTTTCCGCCGGAGGAGTAG